A single region of the Melospiza melodia melodia isolate bMelMel2 chromosome 7 unlocalized genomic scaffold, bMelMel2.pri SUPER_7_unloc_1, whole genome shotgun sequence genome encodes:
- the LOC134432799 gene encoding gastrula zinc finger protein XlCGF49.1-like translates to MEEEGAVRKMLQDTQAGTELEMETRVDKSPQQNLMEEAVLSGSKGQESNREEKPKESPTRKGSKPSPGCSEEQRRPHCFIQKSTLVIHEQFDAGEKPYMCLECGKSFSHTSHLFIHHQVHTGEWPYRCLECGKIFNCNYQLIPHMRQHTGERPYKCGECGKSFGFHSVLVQHQKIHSGEKPYKCFKCGKGFSRRSSLIDHKKTHSEDQPYECPKCGKEFQTRSNLLIHQRTHTE, encoded by the exons atggaggaggagggggcagtGAGGAAGATGCTccaggatacccaggcag gcactgagctggagatggagaccagggtggacaaatccccacagcagaacctcatggaagaggccgttttgagcggctccaagGGGCAGGAATCCAATAGGGAGGAAAAGCCAAAGGAATCCCCCACAAGgaagggctccaaacccagcccagggtgctctgaggagcaaAGACGCCCCCATTGCTTCATCCAGAAATCCACTCTGGTGATCCATGAGCAGTTTGATGCCGGGGAAAAGCCCTACatgtgcttggaatgtgggaagagcttcagccacacCTCCCACCTCTTCATCCACCACCAAGTACACacaggggaatggccctacagGTGCTTGGAATGTGGCAAGATCTTCAACTGCAACTACCAGCTCATCCCCCACATGCGCCagcacactggggaacggccctacaagtgtggggaatgtgggaagagcttcggcTTCCACTCAGTCCTAGTCCAGCACCAGAAGATccactcaggagaaaaaccctacAAATGCTtcaagtgtgggaagggcttcagccgTAGATCTAGCCTGATTGACCACAAGAAGACCCACAGTGAGGACcagccctatgagtgtcccaagtgtgggaaggagTTTCAGACCAGGTCAAATCTCCTCATACATCAGCGAACACACACGGagtag